The genomic region TTTTCTGTTAAATTTTCGTAAATTTGGGGACATGAAACGATTTATCTTATTTTGCCTAGCCGCTGCCCTGTGCGTATCTGCACGGCCGTCCCTGCAAGTGGACCGGGAACGCATCGAATCGGGCAAGACTTTTGGACTCCAGCTCGTATTTCCGCTTTCTGATCTCCCCGAAAACCGTAGCGATTTGCAAATCGAAACCGCAAACGGTTTTTCGCTCGTGAAGCTCGACAGTGCCGACCAGGTGATGCGTCCCGACATCGACGACATGTTCAATTCCTTCTTTGGCGGAGGCCGAAACAGGGGCGGTTACAAGGCCCGCGTCTACACCTTCACGCTAAAGGCACCGAAAAAGACAGGCCGTATGAGCGTCGGGCAGATTTTCCTGACCATTGACGGGCAAAAGCGCAACATCACGGGCGATGTACCGGTCAACATCCAGCGCGCCTTCACCGACGACGCCCTTTCGGTAAGCCTCACCCCGAGCAAGAAATCCATTTACGAAGGCGAACAGTTCAGCGTGACGCTCGGTTTCCACACCTACGAACACTTCGAGGGTGGCCTCCAGGCAACCGACATGAACACCGGCGACGACTTTATTGTACACCGCAGCGACCTTTCCAACATGAAATTCGAACCCGTGGAAGGTAGCCGCCGCGAAATGCAGGCTAGCGCCAAGTTCGCCTGGCTCAGCCCCACCAAGAGCGGAAACCTTCAAATTCCGCCGTTCAAGTTCAAGTACACCAAGCTCGGCGAGCCCAAAGTGGTCGAAGAAAACAAGCAGATGGGCGGCATGACGTTCTCGAGCCGAAGCGTCAAGCAGGAATCCGTCGAATCTGAAGCCCAGACCCCCACCGTGAACATCACCGTAAAGCCGCTCCCCGCCGAAGGAAAACCCGCGAACTTCAGCGGCATGGTCGGCAGCTACAGCTTTAGTGCCGATTTCGACCGCACAAGCCTCAAGGTCGGCGAGGCGATGACGCTATCCATAAGCATCAAGGGCGACGGTCTCCCCGGTTCCATAACCGACCCCAAGCTCCCCGATTTCGGCGAATTCCGCTCCGTGCCCCCCGAAAACGAACTCAACAAGAAAGTGGTCGGAAACAAGGTGGTTACCACCAAGAACATCCGTGTGTTCCTTTACCCCAAGAAGAAGGGCGAATTCACCATCCCCGAAATCACCTACTCCTGGTTCAACCCTGCAAAAAAGAAGTACGAAACCGCAAAGGCAGGCCCCTGGAACGTCACCGTCGAAAAGGGTGAAGCCGCCCCCGAAGCCATTTTCC from uncultured Fibrobacter sp. harbors:
- a CDS encoding BatD family protein, with the protein product MKRFILFCLAAALCVSARPSLQVDRERIESGKTFGLQLVFPLSDLPENRSDLQIETANGFSLVKLDSADQVMRPDIDDMFNSFFGGGRNRGGYKARVYTFTLKAPKKTGRMSVGQIFLTIDGQKRNITGDVPVNIQRAFTDDALSVSLTPSKKSIYEGEQFSVTLGFHTYEHFEGGLQATDMNTGDDFIVHRSDLSNMKFEPVEGSRREMQASAKFAWLSPTKSGNLQIPPFKFKYTKLGEPKVVEENKQMGGMTFSSRSVKQESVESEAQTPTVNITVKPLPAEGKPANFSGMVGSYSFSADFDRTSLKVGEAMTLSISIKGDGLPGSITDPKLPDFGEFRSVPPENELNKKVVGNKVVTTKNIRVFLYPKKKGEFTIPEITYSWFNPAKKKYETAKAGPWNVTVEKGEAAPEAIFQAPVAQGPAAVQKQEIESLGSDIRFIHKVNDNRDNTAPYRNILYWVIFAAAIPFYLIVTAAVRSRRKHNSDAALVRKGKADKMLKARFADAREALKKGDAKALYAALENGLINYLSDKTNLEFKGMTRPQMKEELAKFGVKDETIAAIDSWLEKCAFARYAPVNPTKDEQEQMLKDVEKLCGGLK